The Lysinibacillus pakistanensis genome includes a window with the following:
- a CDS encoding cobalamin-binding protein: MRLISICPSNTELVAYLGLLDQLVGVDDFSDWPLAVKDLPQLGPDLSINMDALEALQPDLVLASLSVPGMEKNIEALQARNIPHIVFNANSLEEIAQDIHTLGKACGVEGRAKNIAESYLQCIEHLRSIAQTVAKRPTLYWEWWPNPIFTAGKLNWLTEISAIAGGQNCFQDVALANVQTDWTDVVQRNPDYILMAWVGVAFERIQPANLLKRPHAQELQAVQLQQLHVMEEWLYCRPSPRLLEGALKLAKLLHPENYEDVELPIFLNN; the protein is encoded by the coding sequence ATGCGTTTAATTTCAATTTGTCCTAGTAATACTGAGCTTGTAGCGTATTTAGGTTTGCTGGATCAGCTTGTTGGTGTTGATGATTTTTCTGATTGGCCATTAGCAGTGAAAGACTTGCCCCAGCTCGGACCAGATTTATCGATTAATATGGATGCATTAGAGGCACTACAACCAGATCTTGTACTCGCATCCTTAAGTGTCCCTGGCATGGAAAAGAATATTGAAGCATTACAAGCTAGAAATATACCACATATTGTGTTTAATGCTAATTCCTTAGAGGAAATTGCACAGGATATTCATACTTTAGGCAAAGCATGTGGTGTTGAGGGCCGCGCTAAAAACATAGCTGAGAGTTATTTACAATGTATTGAACACTTACGTTCTATTGCTCAAACAGTTGCTAAAAGACCTACCCTTTATTGGGAATGGTGGCCAAATCCTATTTTTACTGCTGGGAAATTAAACTGGCTAACTGAAATTAGTGCTATTGCTGGTGGTCAAAATTGTTTTCAGGATGTAGCATTAGCTAATGTGCAAACTGATTGGACAGATGTAGTACAACGTAATCCTGACTATATTTTGATGGCTTGGGTAGGTGTAGCCTTTGAGCGAATTCAACCAGCAAATTTATTGAAACGTCCTCATGCGCAGGAGCTACAAGCCGTTCAATTACAACAACTTCATGTGATGGAGGAATGGCTTTATTGTCGCCCATCCCCGCGTCTACTAGAGGGAGCATTAAAGCTAGCTAAATTGCTTCATCCTGAGAATTATGAAGATGTAGAACTTCCAATTTTTTTAAATAATTAA
- the tyrS gene encoding tyrosine--tRNA ligase: MTNELLQDLEWRGLLYQQTDAEGMAKLLDEQSVSLYCGVDPTADSMHIGHIVPLLTLRRFQKAGHRPILLVGGATGMIGDPSGRSEERQLQTVEQIDKNVQGIRGQLERIFDFAEDGNGAQLVNNRDWIGEMNTIEFLRDYGKLINVNYMLAKDTIASRLDTGISFTEFAYTLIQGIDYNHLYNNYNCRIQVGGSDQWGNITTGLEVIRKTHEEETKAFGITIPLVTKADGTKFGKTAGGAVWLDGKKTSPYEFYQFWINAADADVVKYLKIFTFLSREEIEALAVSVEEEPHLRKAQKALAEEMTRLIHGQEALDQAIRITAALFSGDLKALSAEEMKDAFKDVPSIEMAKEDKNIVDLLVEAAISPSKRQAREDVTNGAISVNGEKVTDLGYVIDGKDRLEDAFSIVRRGKKKYHMVKFV, translated from the coding sequence ATGACGAACGAATTATTGCAAGATCTAGAATGGCGTGGGCTGCTATATCAACAAACCGATGCTGAAGGAATGGCTAAACTTTTAGATGAACAGTCGGTTTCATTATACTGTGGTGTTGATCCAACTGCTGATTCTATGCATATTGGACATATTGTCCCTCTTTTAACGCTACGCCGCTTTCAAAAAGCTGGTCACCGTCCAATTTTGTTAGTGGGTGGGGCGACAGGTATGATTGGTGATCCATCTGGTCGTTCAGAGGAACGTCAATTGCAAACGGTTGAACAAATTGATAAAAATGTTCAGGGTATTCGTGGGCAATTAGAGCGTATTTTTGATTTTGCTGAAGATGGCAATGGCGCACAATTAGTGAATAACCGTGACTGGATTGGCGAAATGAACACGATTGAATTTTTACGTGATTACGGGAAATTAATTAACGTTAACTACATGCTTGCGAAGGATACGATTGCATCACGCCTTGATACAGGGATTTCATTTACTGAGTTTGCGTATACTTTAATTCAAGGTATTGATTACAATCATTTATACAACAATTACAACTGTCGTATTCAAGTAGGTGGCTCTGACCAGTGGGGGAATATTACAACAGGTTTAGAAGTGATTCGTAAAACACATGAGGAAGAAACGAAAGCTTTTGGTATAACAATTCCTTTAGTAACGAAAGCAGATGGTACAAAATTTGGTAAAACAGCAGGTGGCGCTGTATGGTTGGATGGCAAAAAAACATCTCCATACGAGTTCTACCAATTCTGGATTAATGCTGCGGATGCTGACGTTGTAAAATACCTAAAAATCTTCACATTCCTTTCTCGAGAAGAAATTGAAGCATTAGCTGTATCTGTAGAAGAGGAACCTCATTTACGTAAGGCACAAAAAGCACTAGCTGAAGAAATGACTCGCTTAATTCATGGTCAAGAAGCATTAGATCAAGCCATTCGCATTACAGCTGCATTATTCTCAGGAGATTTAAAAGCACTTTCTGCTGAGGAAATGAAGGATGCTTTTAAAGATGTTCCTTCTATTGAAATGGCAAAAGAAGATAAAAACATTGTGGACTTACTGGTGGAAGCGGCTATCTCACCTTCAAAACGTCAAGCTCGTGAGGATGTTACGAATGGAGCAATTAGTGTGAACGGTGAAAAGGTCACTGATTTAGGTTATGTAATTGATGGGAAGGATCGTTTAGAGGACGCATTTAGCATTGTACGTCGTGGGAAGAAAAAATATCATATGGTGAAGTTTGTTTAA
- a CDS encoding iron-containing alcohol dehydrogenase gives MSDVLKQFVMPKTNLFGPGAIQEVGKRLNDLEVKKTLIVTDEGLHKLGLSEQIANIITAAGIDVAIFPKAEPNPTDQNIEDGIAVYHAENCDSIVSLGGGSAHDAAKGIGLIASNGGRIHDYEGVDKSQNPLVPLIAINTTAGTASEMTRFTIITDTARKVKMAIVDKHVTPLLSINDPELMIGLPPALTAATGLDALTHAIESFVSTNATPITDACAEKVLQLVPEYLPRAYANGADLEAREQMVYAQFLAGMAFNNASLGYVHAIAHQLGGFYNLPHGVCNAILLPHVCRFNLTARTERFATIAELLGENVEGLSKRDAAEKAIEAIEKLSNDLNIPSGFRELGAKDEDIEILAKNAMLDVCAATNPRKATLEDIKQIITNAMGPVTKKEESLEAVALS, from the coding sequence ATGTCAGACGTTCTAAAGCAATTTGTAATGCCGAAAACAAACTTATTTGGACCTGGAGCAATTCAAGAAGTTGGTAAACGCTTAAATGATTTAGAAGTGAAAAAGACATTAATCGTAACAGATGAGGGCTTACACAAATTAGGTCTCTCTGAACAAATTGCTAACATCATTACAGCTGCTGGAATTGATGTAGCAATTTTCCCGAAAGCAGAACCAAATCCAACAGATCAGAACATTGAAGATGGTATTGCAGTGTATCATGCAGAAAACTGTGATTCTATTGTTTCTCTTGGAGGAGGAAGTGCCCACGATGCAGCGAAAGGTATCGGACTTATTGCTTCGAATGGTGGACGTATTCATGATTATGAAGGCGTTGACAAATCACAAAACCCACTAGTACCATTAATCGCAATTAATACGACTGCTGGTACAGCTAGTGAGATGACTCGTTTCACGATTATCACGGATACTGCTCGTAAGGTGAAGATGGCGATTGTGGACAAACATGTTACGCCGCTTTTGTCTATTAATGATCCAGAGTTAATGATTGGCTTACCTCCTGCTCTAACTGCAGCAACTGGTTTAGATGCCTTAACACACGCAATCGAATCATTTGTGTCGACAAATGCAACACCAATTACGGATGCATGTGCTGAAAAGGTACTTCAGTTAGTTCCAGAATATTTGCCGCGTGCCTATGCAAATGGTGCGGATTTAGAAGCACGTGAACAGATGGTGTATGCTCAATTTTTAGCGGGTATGGCATTTAACAATGCTTCACTTGGTTACGTACATGCCATTGCACATCAATTAGGCGGCTTCTATAACCTTCCACATGGTGTATGTAATGCCATTTTATTGCCACATGTTTGCCGCTTCAACTTAACAGCTCGTACTGAACGTTTTGCAACAATTGCTGAGTTATTAGGTGAAAATGTTGAGGGACTAAGTAAACGTGATGCTGCTGAAAAGGCGATTGAAGCTATAGAAAAATTATCAAATGATTTAAATATCCCTAGTGGCTTCCGTGAGTTAGGTGCGAAGGACGAAGATATTGAAATTTTAGCGAAAAACGCAATGTTAGATGTTTGCGCTGCAACAAACCCACGTAAAGCAACGTTAGAAGATATTAAACAAATTATTACAAATGCAATGGGTCCAGTAACGAAAAAAGAAGAATCACTGGAAGCTGTTGCACTTTCATAA